In the genome of Pelagibacterium nitratireducens, one region contains:
- a CDS encoding pyridoxamine 5'-phosphate oxidase family protein translates to MNEHSLPPYARARQPRRARYDEETINDILDGGLVGHVGFIADGRPMVVPMAYARWGQTIYLHGASKARIVALHKDGDPISMTVTLLEGIVAARSGFHHSMNYRAATVHGTTRLVTDRGEAEEALKLITEHLLPLRWNEVRPMHDKERKATGVIALEIEAASAKIRQAPPADDPEDHDLPIWAGVIPIITALGAPVGDGKTPGEVPPPPSTHLARKKFA, encoded by the coding sequence ATGAACGAGCACTCACTGCCGCCTTATGCCCGCGCCCGCCAGCCGCGCCGTGCCCGCTATGACGAGGAGACCATCAACGACATTCTCGATGGTGGACTCGTCGGCCATGTGGGCTTCATCGCCGATGGCCGTCCCATGGTGGTGCCCATGGCCTATGCCCGCTGGGGCCAGACGATCTATCTGCACGGCGCCTCCAAGGCCCGCATCGTCGCCCTGCACAAGGATGGCGATCCGATCTCGATGACCGTTACCCTGCTCGAGGGTATCGTCGCGGCGCGCTCGGGCTTTCACCATTCGATGAATTATCGCGCCGCGACCGTCCACGGCACCACACGGCTGGTCACCGACCGCGGTGAAGCCGAAGAGGCGCTCAAGCTGATCACCGAGCACCTTCTGCCCTTGCGCTGGAACGAGGTGCGCCCCATGCACGACAAGGAGCGCAAGGCGACCGGCGTCATAGCGCTCGAGATCGAAGCCGCTTCGGCCAAAATCCGCCAGGCCCCGCCTGCCGACGATCCCGAGGATCATGACCTGCCGATCTGGGCCGGCGTGATCCCCATCATCACCGCCCTGGGTGCCCCGGTCGGCGACGGTAAAACCCCCGGCGAGGTTCCGCCGCCGCCATCGACACACCTCGCGCGCAAGAAATTTGCCTAA
- a CDS encoding PLP-dependent aminotransferase family protein codes for MLEGLIVLERSGAPLPEQIYRAVGEAARSGRLRAGFVLPSSRQLAAGLGISRNSVNAAYDLLRADGVIAVRAGAAPQVVARAELEGAELVGDGPDIGLSQRGQALARDLRNWQGGRHAGQLEPGAPDEALFPADLWARTLRRVARQSFGQAAIYGDVDGLPRLKSALTDHLARHRGVNASPAQIIVVPSIQAGLSLVAQCLADPGEVGFVESPGYFGARTAFAGAGLVTRTLEVDEQGADPAALAGSGARLVYVTPSHHYPTGARMNLQRRMGLLEAARREGAVVLEDDYDSEFLWQGRAIAALQGISRGGEVIYLGTTAKSLLPGLRLAYMVVPDTLAGPLRQAQRNMGLRVNIHAQAAYADLIETGALVTHLKRIARLYEDRGRLLVETLRARLGGAIAIGMPMGGLQTVMGFADHIDDTGVAALLADQGFETPALSSYCAGQKRKGLVVGFADATDKGVARFAGLLEGLLN; via the coding sequence ATGCTTGAAGGTCTGATCGTTCTGGAGCGCTCGGGCGCGCCGTTGCCCGAGCAGATCTATCGCGCCGTTGGCGAGGCGGCGCGCTCGGGGCGGCTTAGGGCCGGGTTCGTGCTGCCCAGCTCTCGGCAATTGGCGGCGGGGCTGGGAATTTCGCGCAATTCGGTCAATGCGGCCTATGATTTGTTGCGGGCCGACGGGGTGATCGCGGTGCGGGCCGGTGCCGCCCCGCAGGTGGTGGCGCGGGCCGAACTGGAGGGCGCAGAGCTCGTTGGGGATGGGCCAGATATCGGCCTGTCGCAACGGGGTCAGGCGCTGGCGCGCGATCTGCGCAACTGGCAGGGCGGGCGCCATGCAGGCCAACTCGAACCCGGGGCGCCCGACGAAGCGCTGTTTCCCGCCGATCTGTGGGCACGAACCCTGCGGCGGGTGGCGCGGCAATCCTTTGGGCAAGCGGCGATCTATGGCGATGTCGATGGGCTGCCTCGGCTCAAATCGGCGCTGACCGATCATCTGGCCCGCCATCGCGGGGTCAACGCCTCGCCCGCCCAGATCATCGTTGTGCCCTCGATCCAGGCGGGGTTGTCGCTCGTGGCCCAGTGCCTGGCCGATCCGGGGGAGGTCGGCTTTGTGGAATCGCCGGGCTATTTCGGCGCGCGGACGGCATTTGCCGGGGCGGGGCTGGTGACGCGCACACTGGAAGTGGATGAACAGGGCGCCGATCCGGCGGCGCTGGCCGGCAGCGGGGCACGGCTGGTCTATGTCACGCCCTCGCACCATTACCCCACCGGCGCGCGGATGAATCTGCAGCGGCGCATGGGCCTGCTCGAAGCGGCCCGTCGCGAGGGGGCCGTGGTGCTCGAGGACGATTACGACAGCGAGTTTTTGTGGCAGGGGCGGGCCATCGCCGCCCTGCAGGGGATCAGCAGGGGTGGGGAGGTGATCTATTTGGGCACGACCGCCAAGAGCCTGCTGCCGGGGTTGCGGTTGGCCTATATGGTGGTGCCCGACACATTGGCCGGGCCACTGAGACAAGCGCAGCGCAATATGGGCCTGCGCGTCAATATCCACGCGCAGGCCGCTTACGCGGACCTGATTGAAACCGGGGCGCTGGTCACCCATTTGAAACGGATTGCCCGTCTATATGAGGACCGTGGACGGTTGCTGGTCGAGACCTTGCGTGCAAGGCTGGGCGGCGCCATCGCGATTGGCATGCCCATGGGTGGGCTGCAGACGGTGATGGGGTTTGCGGACCACATCGACGACACTGGAGTTGCGGCCCTTCTGGCCGATCAAGGCTTTGAAACGCCAGCGCTTTCGAGTTATTGCGCCGGGCAGAAACGCAAGGGCCTCGTTGTCGGTTTTGCCGATGCCACGGACAAAGGGGTGGCCCGGTTTGCGGGGCTTCTCGAAGGGCTCCTTAATTGA